A window of the Hordeum vulgare subsp. vulgare chromosome 5H, MorexV3_pseudomolecules_assembly, whole genome shotgun sequence genome harbors these coding sequences:
- the LOC123395184 gene encoding BTB/POZ and MATH domain-containing protein 2-like, with product MANNFTSLVNKPITETSSRCLTESVTTAHNFEVTSYSLLQGMGARKFISSSKFSNSGYGWNMIIYPDGLHEDTGAYMSAFLCFCSGTTDAKVKYTFSLLEKDGEVNNLESATYTFKQVGGCWGWGKFIANSKLKELLSRNGDCFTIRCVLTVVKEPHTEDSTLIVPVPQSDLHTHFATMLKDGEGMDVTFSVHDQLFNAHKCVLAARSYVFKAELFGQMKETTMKHIKIDDMEPSIFEALLHFIYTDTLPSNCDVDQNVTLQHLLVAADRYGLDRLKAICEGKLCKRIDVQTVATTLALAEQHQTVQLKNACLRYLSSQGVLRAVKETDGFRHLTTSCPSIMVDILDIVTPPSVV from the coding sequence ATGGCCAACAACTTCACTTCTTTGGTTAACAAGCCCATTACCGAGACCTCCTCGAGATGCCTGACAGAGTCCGTCACCACCGCCCACAACTTTGAGGTGACTAGCTACTCGCTGCTCCAGGGTATGGGTGCCCGTAAGTTCATCAGCTCAAGCAAGTTCAGCAACAGCGGTTACGGCTGGAACATGATAATATATCCTGATGGATTGCATGAGGATACAGGTGCCTACATGTCGGCCTTCTTGTGTTTCTGCAGTGGGACAACAGATGCAAAGGTGAAGTACACTTTTAGTTTACTGGAGAAAGATGGAGAAGTTAATAATCTAGAGAGTGCGACATATACCTTTAAGCAAGTAGGTGGTTGCTGGGGCTGGGGCAAGTTTATTGCGAACTCCAAGCTTAAGGAACTGCTATCCCGCAATGGCGACTGCTTCACAATCAGATGTGTTTTGACCGTCGTGAAAGAGCCTCACACAGAAGATAGCACACTCATAGTCCCAGTTCCGCAGTCGGATCTGCACACACACTTTGCAACCATGTTGAAGGATGGAGAAGGCATGGATGTGACATTCAGTGTCCATGATCAACTTTTCAATGCACACAAATGCGTGTTAGCTGCGCGATCATACGTCTTCAAGGCCGAGCTCTTTGGTCAAATGAAAGAGACCACCATGAAACACATCAAGATTGATGACATGGAGCCTTCCATCTTTGAGGCACTCCTCCACTTCATATACACGGATACTCTGCCAAGCAACTGTGATGTTGATCAGAATGTGACATTGCAGCACTTGTTGGTTGCCGCAGATCGCTATGGACTGGACAGGCTAAAGGCTATCTGTGAAGGGAAACTATGCAAGAGAATTGATGTGCAGACAGTTGCAACCACCCTTGCTTTAGCGGAACAGCACCAGACCGTGCAACTCAAGAATGCTTGTCTCAGATACCTTTCTTCACAGGGCGTGCTTCGAGCTGTCAAGGAGACCGATGGATTCAGGCACCTCACAACAAGCTGCCCATCAATCATGGTGGACATTTTAGACATAGTCACCCCACCTTCAGTAGTATGA